One Littorina saxatilis isolate snail1 linkage group LG1, US_GU_Lsax_2.0, whole genome shotgun sequence genomic window carries:
- the LOC138971296 gene encoding tubulin beta-1 chain-like: MREIVHLQAGQCGNQIGSKFWETISGEHGIDNTGLYHGDSDQQLERISVYYSEASGGKYVPRCILLDLEPGTMDAVRSGPLGELFRPDNFVFGQTGAGNNWAKGHYTEGAELVDSILDVVRKECEGCDSLQGFQLAHSLGGGTGSGLGTLLISKIREEYPDRIMTTFSVVPSPKVSDTVVEPYNATLSVHQLVENTDETFCIDNEALYDICFRTLRLTTPTYGDLNHLVSMTMSGVTTCLRFPGQLNADLRKLAVNMVPFPRLHFFMPGFAPLTSRGSKQYCALTVPELTQQMFDAKNMMAACDPRHGRYLTVAAMFRGRMSTKEVDEQMQNVQNKNSSYFVEWIPNNVKTAVCDIPPRGLKMSGTFIGNTTAIQELFKRISEQFTAMFRRKAFLHWYTGEGMDEMEFTEAESNMNDLVSEYQQYQDATLDEDVELDPEYEEHGDEMA, from the exons TTCTGGGAGACCATATCGGGCGAACACGGCATCGACAACACAGGATTGTACCATGGCGACTCCGACCAGCAACTTGAGCGCATCAGTGTCTACTACAGCGAGGCGTCGG GCGGGAAGTACGTGCCGCGCTGTATTCTCCTTGACCTTGAACCCGGCACAATGGACGCCGTGAGGTCAGGGCCCTTGGGAGAGCTCTTCAGGCCGGACAACTTCGTGTTTGGACAGACAGGGGCAG GCAACAACTGGGCCAAGGGTCACTACACAGAGGGGGCGGAGCTGGTGGACTCCATACTGGACGTGGTTCGCAAGGAGTGCGAGGGCTGTGACTCTCTGCAGGGCTTCCAGCTCGCACACTCGCTAGGGGGCGGCACTGGTTCCGGGCTCGGCACGCTCCTCATCTCCAAGATCCGAGAAGAATACCCCGACAGAATCATGACCACCTTCTCCGTTGTGCCATCCCCTAAG GTTTCAGACACAGTTGTTGAGCCATACAACGCCACGCTGTCCGTGCACCAGCTGGTGGAGAACACAGACGAGACTTTTTGCATCGACAACGAGGCTCTCTACGACATCTGCTTCCGGACACTGCGACTGACCACTCCGACCTACGGCGACCTCAACCACCTCGTGTCCATGACCATGTCCGGCGTGACCACCTGCCTGCGTTTCCCCGGTCAGCTCAACGCTGATCTGCGCAAGCTGGCTGTCAACATGGTGCCCTTCCCCCGTCTCCACTTCTTCATGCCCGGCTTCGCTCCCCTCACCTCGCGTGGCTCCAAGCAGTACTGTGCCCTGACGGTGCCCGAGCTGACCCAGCAGATGTTCGACGCCAAGAACATGATGGCTGCCTGCGACCCCCGTCACGGCCGCTACCTCACCGTCGCCGCCATGTTCCGTGGCCGCATGTCCACGAAGGAGGTCGACGAGCAGATGCAGAACGTGCAGAACAAGAACAGCAGCTACTTCGTTGAATGGATCCCCAACAACGTCAAGACCGCCGTCTGCGACATCCCTCCCCGTGGTCTCAAGATGTCCGGCACTTTCATCGGCAACACCACCGCCATCCAGGAGCTGTTCAAGCGTATCTCTGAGCAGTTCACCGCTATGTTCCGGCGTAAGGCTTTCCTCCATTGGTACACTGGCGAGGGCATGGACGAGATGGAGTTCACTGAGGCTGAGTCCAACATGAACGACCTTGTCTCTGAGTACCAGCAGTACCAGGACGCCACTCTGGACGAGGACGTGGAACTGGACCCAGAGTATGAGGAGCATGGAGACGAGATGGCCTGA